The Cystobacter fuscus DSM 2262 genomic interval CAGGTGCTCCTGAACCTGCTGGTCAACGCCGCGGACGCGGTGGAGATGGTGACGCCCTCGCGTCCGGCCCGCATCGGCGTGGGGGCGCGGCGGGTGGACGGCGGGGTGCGGGTGGTGGTGGAGGACAACGGCCCGGGATTTCCTCCCGAGGTGCTGGCGCGGCTCTTCGAGCCCTTCTTCACCACCAAGCCCCCCGGCAAGGGCACCGGGTTGGGGCTCGCCCTGTGCCGGGAGTACGTCACGCGCGGCGGCGGCACGCTCCACGCGGAGAACCGCCCCGAGGGCGGTGCCCGCTTCGTCCTGATGCTGCCCGTGTGCCTGGAGCGTCCCTCGGCGAGGGGGTGATTCCGAGGCCACCCGGCTTCGCCCGCTTGTCTGGTGGGTGGGCGGCGCGAGACGACGGGGTGACGCACCGGGAGGCGGCACCCCTACGTTGAGGGGTCCTCATCCCGGGAGCCTCGAATGACCCGCATGCATCGACACGTTGGCGGCCTGTTGAGCACGCTGGCGCTGGTATCCGCCGAGCCCGTTTCAGGTGCCCCGTCCCCCGCGCCTCCCGCTCCGGAGACGCTGCGCTTCACCGATGATGGGCGCATTCCCAACTCGCGCTTCCCGGTGTTGATCTACCGCGCCGTGCTGCCCCCGGAGACGGAGGATCTGGCCGGGGCCTTCGAGACGCTGTTCCGGCGGCACGGCTGGCCCGCCCAGTGGCGCGCGGGCGTCTACGCCATCCACCACTACCATTCGACGGCGCACGAGACCCTCGGTGTCGCCGCGGGCCACGCGCGGTTGATGCTGGGCGGCGAGCACGGCCAGGAGGTGGACGTGGGACCCGGAGACGTGGTGGTCCTCCCCGCGGGCACGGGACATCGCCGCCTCCGGGCCGACTCGGAGTTCCTCGTGGTGGGCGCCTACCCCGAGGGCCAGCAGTGGGACATGATGCGAGGCGAGCCCTCCGAACGGCCCGCGGCGCTCGAGCGCATCGCCGCCGTCCCCCTGCCCAAGGGAGATCCCGTGAGCGGAGCGAAGGGCGCCCTGGTGACCCTCTGGAAGTAGGGCCCTGGCTCGCCTGCTCCGCGTCCTGGCATCCAGCGCCCACGGCATGGCACTCCGGGACAGCGGACCCTACCCTTGCCTGTCACCGCCACACAGGAGCGCCGCCATGGGATTGATGGATCGCATCTTCGGACGAGGTTCCTCGCCTTCGGTGCCTTCGGCCCGCCCCGCCGCCACGAGCGCGGGGTCCGCCGATGACCAGGCGCTGGCCCGCTATCGCTATCTGCTGCGGACGGCCCCTCCCGAGGCGATCGAGCAGGCTCACGCCGAGGCCTTCGCCCAGCTCACGCCCGAGCAGCGCACCCGCGCCCTGCGCGAGCTGAGCCAGGAACTGCCCCCCTCGGAGCGGGGCTCGGCTCCCCTGAACGCCGATCCCCGGACGCTCGCGCGGATGGCGACCCGCGCCGAGATGCGCCAGCCCGGCTTCATGGAGCGCACCTTCGGGGGTGGGGGCTTCGGGGGCGGCGGCTTCGGCAGCATGCTGGCCGGCAGTCTGCTCGGGAGCATCGCCGGCAACTTCATCGGCACGGCGATCGCCCACCAGTTCCTCGGCGGCTTCGATGGAAACGAGCCGGGCGATCTCGACGCCGCTCAGGCGGAGGCCTCGGGCCAGGAGGAGAACGGGGGCGGCTTCGACGACAGTGGCTTCGACGACGGGGGCGGCTTCGACGGGGACAGCCTCGACGTGTGACGCCGCGCCCTACCCGCCCAACGCCGTCTTCATCTTGCTCTTGCGGATGGCCGGCAGGCTGATGCGGAAGGTGCTGCCCTTGCCCACCTCGCTGCTCGCGGTGATCTCCCCGCCAAAGCCGGTGATGATGCCGTGGCAGATGGACAGCCCGAGGCCCGTGCCCACGCCCACCGGCTTGGTGGTGAAGAACGGATCGAAGATGCGGCTGAGCACCTCGGGCGCCATGCCGCACCCGGTGTCGCGCACCTCGAGGATGGCGTGGTCGCTCTCCGCGCGCAGCACCACGCGGATCTCGTTCTTGTCCGGCTGGCCCGCGCTGATGGCATGCGCGGCGTTGATGAGCAGGTTGAGCACCACCTGACCGAAACGCGCCTCGCTGCCCTCCACGAGCGGCACGTCGGACATGTCCTTGACCACCGTGGCGCGGTGGCGCAGCTCGCCGCGCGCCAGCGCCAACGCCGAGTCGATGACGCGCCGCAGGTCCACCGCCGTGGGCAGCTCCTCGTCTCCGCGCGAGAACGTCTTCAGGTCCTGCACGATGAGCCGCACCCGGTTGACGCCCTCGTTCGTCTCCTCCAGCACCTCCTCCAGCTCGCTCAGGCGGCCCGGGGGCAGCAGCTCGGTGATGGCGTGCAGCTCCTCGGTGAGGAAGGACAGGTTGGAGATGACGAAGGCGAGCGGGTTGTTGATTTCGTGCGCCACGCCCGCCGCGAGCGTGCCCACCGACGCGAGCCTGTCGGCGACGACGAGCCGCGCTTGGATCTGCTTGCGCTCGGTGAGATCGCGCGCGCTGACGATCGTCGCGGGCTGGCCGGCGAAGACGAGCCGCAGGCTGCTGATCTCCGCGGTGAGCACGCCACCGTCCGGGGGCAAAAAGCGCACCTCGCGCACGCGCAGCGAGGTGCGGCCGGGCAGCATGCCTCCATCCAGCGTGCCGGCCGCGGCGGCGCGGTCATCCGGGTGGATGAAGTCCAGGAGGGAGCGGCCCACCAGCTCGCTGACCTTGAGGCGCAGGAACGAGCACGCCGACGGGTTCACGTACAAGAGCGGCCCGCCGCGGTGCACGAAGATGGCCTCGGGCGAGCCCTCGATGAGGGCGCGGAAGCTCTCCTCGGAGCGGCGCAGCGCCTCCTCCGCGGCCTTGCGCTCGGTGATGTCGAAGGACACGCCCCCGAGGAAGCGCCGGCCCGAGCTGTCGCGGGCGATGAAGCGGTAGGTGAGGAACTGCCGCGGCTCGCCATCGGGCGTGGGGATCATGCTCTCGGAGACCGAGGGCTGACCGGACTTGAACGCCTGATCGTCCTGTTCGCTCAAGAGCGAGACCGTCTCCGGCGGCATGAGCTGCTCGTCGGGGATGGTGCTCACGTCGGTGCCGGGCGCCAGCGCGAAGAAGCGCCGGAAGGGCTCGTTGACGAAGACGCGCCGGCCGCTCTCGTCCTTCATGTACGCGAGCGCCGGGTTGTTGTTGAGGAAGGAGTCGAAGAGGTGCTGGCTCTCCTGGAGCGCGGTGACGATGGAGGCCACCTCCGTCATCAGCGCCTGCTTCGCGGCGTGTTCGGCGGCGTTGCCCATGGCGGCGCCCAGCAGGCCCGCCATCAGCTCCAGCGTGCGCTCGTCCGAGTCCACGAAGGCATAGGGCACCTGCGACACGATGCTCAGCACGCCCACCGTCTGGTTGTCGCGCTTGAGCGGCACGTTGAGCATCGAGCGCACCTTGAGCCGGCGCGCCACGTCGAAGTTCGCCCGCGGGTCGCGCTCGGCGTCGTCCGTGCGCATCACCTGGCCGCGCAGCACGCTCGAGCCCGCCATGGTGCTGCCCACCGGCAGCCGCGCACCCTCGAACTGCTTCGAGTAGCCCGTGCAGACGCGGTAGTACATCTCATCGCCCTCGATGAGGCCCACCGCCGCGCCACCCGCGCCGCAGAGGATCATCGCGCGCTCGGAGATGAGCCGCATCACCACCTCGAGATCCAACCCCGCCAGCGCGATGTCGTTCTGGGTCTGGATGATGGCCGCCAGCCGCTCGATCTCCCCGCGCGCCGACTCCTCGTGGGATTGCCGGCGCATGAAGGCGTAGCAGCGGCGCTCGAACAGGGTGATGCGCGCGCGGATGTCCGCCGCCTGGAAGGGCGCCACCAGGTAGTCGTCCACGCCGATTTCCATCAGCGGGGACAACTCCTCATCGGCGAGGCTCGAGACCATGCCGATCATGGACACCTCGGCGGCGCGGATCTGCGCGCGCAGGCGGGTGAACCACTCGGATTTCTCGCGGACCTGTTCGGCGCCGACCACCAGGACGTCCACCAGGGAGATGGTGGCGGCCGTCACCTCGGGACCCGAGGCCACCACGACTTCGTGCCCCATCTGGGCGAGTTCCGACCCGATCGGATGGTCACCGTCGCGGCTGAGAAGGAGAAAGCGCATGGAAGCGGAGGCGAATCCGGGGAGAGCGGAAGATTGAAGGAGTAAGGCCCTTGCCGTCCACCCCGGCGTGCCGGATTCCGGGGGGGAGTCCCCTGTTTTCACGCAAGCCTACCCCCGTTCTCCGGTCCGAGGGGAGTGGACGTTGGTCGATCCCGGATGATCGCCAGCCAGCCGCCCCCCCCCACGAGTGCTCTATGGCCGACGATCGAGCCGTCTCCTCCTACGCACTGGGGCACGCGGGGCGACGGAAAATGACGCGGCCTGCCTGCGCGTCCGGGCCAGACGGCCTATCTCAAGCCGACCCACGCGGTGTGTGCTGGTGCCGCGGGGGCCAGGTGCATGCTCTGGACGGGGGCGGGTCCGGGGGAAGGTGACAGAATGAAGTACATCCTCGCGGTGGGGATCTCGATGATGGTGTTCGGCGCCGTCCAGGTGTCGACGCTGCCCCAGACGGCGGACCCGCGCGAGCAGAGCGCGTCCGCCGTCCTCTTCGTCCCGGGTGCCCTGACGGTCATGACACGCAGCCTCGGCACGGAGCTGAGCGGGGAGCGGGTTCTGCAAGCCCCTCACGCGGCGTACGTGCCCACACGTGCGGCGGAGCTGTTTGGCCGCCAACCGGATGCCTCCTCGCGCGCCCGGACCCTCGCCGATGAGGTCCAATACGCTCGGCCCCACCTCATTGGTCTGCAGCAGGTGACCGAGTTGAGGCTCCAATCCCCCGGGGACGCACTCTTCGGGGGCCGCGAGCCGGCGCGGACGCCCTACCTGGATCCGCTCCCCCTGCTGCTGGGCGAACTGGAGGCACGGGGCCTGCACTACCGGGAGGTCGCCCGGGTGCGCAACACGGACGTGGAGGTGCCCCTGCGCCGGGGGCAGGAGCCGACCTTCGACGATTTGCGCCTGACGGACTTCGACATCATCCTCGCGCGCTCGGACGTGACGGTGAGCCAGGTGCGCACGGGCAATTACCTGGCGCGCCGCGAGGTGAAGCTGCCGCGCATGGCGCCGGTGGAGCTGACGCGCGGGTGGGTGTCGGTGGCGGCCGAGGTGGAGGGGCAGCGCTACCGCTTCGTCAGCACGCACCTGGAGCCCGCGCCGGGCGAGGAGGGTCTGCGCGTGCAGCTCGCGCAGGCCGAGGAGCTGATCGGCTCGCTGCGGGGCGAGACGCTGCCGGTGGTGCTGGTGGGGGACTTCAACTCGCCGGCGAACCTGGGGCTGGTGGGCGCGCCCACCTACCGGGAGCTGCTGCTCGCGGGCTACGTGGACGTGTGGACGCGCCGCCTGGGGGGCGCGCTCGCCTCGGGAGGAGGCCTGACGCTGGGGATGACGGCCATGGAGGAGCGGCTCAACCTGGTGCTGGTGCGCACGCCCGTGTCGCCCGCGCCCCGCCAGCTCGGCCCGGTGCTGGCCTATGGAGTGGGGGCGCTGCACGAGCGGCGGCGCTTCGGGCCATGGCGCACGGACCTGTCCGGCGTGGTGGCGCGCCTGCGCATGCCCGTGTCCGCGCGCAACTGAGTACAGTGGCGGCCGTGAGCGCGCCGTCCCGAGTCCTCGTCGCCGAGCAACCCCACTACCTGCCGTGGCTGGACTTCCACGAGCAGCTGGCGCGCGCGGACACGCTGGTGGTGCTGGACAACGTGCAATGGCTGCGGCGGGGCTGGCAACGCCGCGCGCGGGTGGCCCTGCCCTCCGGCACTCCCCTGCCCCCGCCCACCGAGCCTGCCTACCAGTGGCTGACGATTCCCCTCGAGGGCGCCCATCGCGACACGCGCATTGGCGACCTGGTGGTGGACACGAGCCAGCCCTGGACGCGCAAGCACCTGGCCACGCTGACGATGCTCTACGGCCGCAGGCCCTACTTCCGCTCCCAGGTGCTACCCCGGCTGGAGCGCTTCTACGCCGCGGCGGCCGAGGAGCGCGGCCCCGGCTCGCTCCTGCGCACGCTGCTCTCGAGCATGACGCTCTTCGCCGAGCCCCTGGGACTCGCGCCGCGCGTGGTGCTCGCCTCGAACCTCGCGCGCTCGCTGCCGGAGAAGACGGAGCGCCTGGCGGACTACTGCGTCCAGCTCGGCCAGGACACGTACTACTCGGCGGTGGGCTCGCTCTACCTGCGGCCAGGCCCCTTCCGGGAGCGCGACGTGCGCCTGCTGTGGCAGAAGTTCCGCTATCCCGCGTACGACCAGGGCCGCCCCGGCGAGCGCTTCGTGGTGGGCCTGTCCATCGTGGACGTGCTGTCCAACGTCCCCGTGGACATGGTGCGCGAGTGGCTCGCGCCCAGTCCCTGGGGGCCCTTCGCCCGGCCCGATCCGGAGCCGGAGCGCTGAGGCTCCAGGCTCTCCGGAAGACCGCTCAGGACGCCGCGGTGCCGTCCTTGTCGAAGCGCACGAAGTAGCTGCGCACCGCGGCATCCACCAGCTCCCGGGTGAGCCGGGGCGACTCGCCGTGGTAGTGCGCCATGTCGATCATCTGATCCAACAAGTCGCGTGGCTGGCACGCCGCGAAGGGGCGGATGTTGGGCGTGTAGTGGGCGTCGATGAGGTACTGCACGATGTCGGCGTCGTAGTCCACGCCACGCTTGCGGCACATCACCTCGAAGATCTGATGGAAGAGATCCTCGTCCGGCCGCTGCACCTCGAGCTTGTAGCGCACGCGGCGCAGGAAGGCGTCGTCGACGAGATCGCTCGGATCCAGGTTGGTGGAGAAGGCGGAGAACACGTCGAAGGGCACCTGCACCTTCTTGCCCGTGTGCAGCGTGAGCATGTCCACGTCGCTCTCCAGCGGGACGATCCACCGGTTGAGCAAGTCCTTGGGCGACACCTTCTGACGGCCGAAGTCGTCGACGAGGAGCATCCCGTTGGTGGCCTTCATCTGGAAGGGCGCCTCGTAGTACTTGACCTCGGGGGAGTACACGAGATCGAGCATCTCCAGCGTGAGCTCGCCCCCGACGACGACGAGGGGCCGGTGGCAGCGCACCCAGCGCCTGTCGTAGGGCTGGGCGCCGGCCTCCTCCTCCACGGGCTTGTGCAGGATGTTGTCGTAGATGCGGACGATGAAGTCGTCGATGAGGATGGCGTGGGGGATGAAGATGTCCCCAGCGAAGCAGTTGACCATGCCCTGGCAGATGGCCGTCTTGCCGTTGCCCGGGGGCCCGTAGAAGAAGATGGCGCGTCCGGAGTTCATCGCCGGGCCGATGCCG includes:
- a CDS encoding ATP-binding protein produces the protein MGHEVVVASGPEVTAATISLVDVLVVGAEQVREKSEWFTRLRAQIRAAEVSMIGMVSSLADEELSPLMEIGVDDYLVAPFQAADIRARITLFERRCYAFMRRQSHEESARGEIERLAAIIQTQNDIALAGLDLEVVMRLISERAMILCGAGGAAVGLIEGDEMYYRVCTGYSKQFEGARLPVGSTMAGSSVLRGQVMRTDDAERDPRANFDVARRLKVRSMLNVPLKRDNQTVGVLSIVSQVPYAFVDSDERTLELMAGLLGAAMGNAAEHAAKQALMTEVASIVTALQESQHLFDSFLNNNPALAYMKDESGRRVFVNEPFRRFFALAPGTDVSTIPDEQLMPPETVSLLSEQDDQAFKSGQPSVSESMIPTPDGEPRQFLTYRFIARDSSGRRFLGGVSFDITERKAAEEALRRSEESFRALIEGSPEAIFVHRGGPLLYVNPSACSFLRLKVSELVGRSLLDFIHPDDRAAAAGTLDGGMLPGRTSLRVREVRFLPPDGGVLTAEISSLRLVFAGQPATIVSARDLTERKQIQARLVVADRLASVGTLAAGVAHEINNPLAFVISNLSFLTEELHAITELLPPGRLSELEEVLEETNEGVNRVRLIVQDLKTFSRGDEELPTAVDLRRVIDSALALARGELRHRATVVKDMSDVPLVEGSEARFGQVVLNLLINAAHAISAGQPDKNEIRVVLRAESDHAILEVRDTGCGMAPEVLSRIFDPFFTTKPVGVGTGLGLSICHGIITGFGGEITASSEVGKGSTFRISLPAIRKSKMKTALGG
- a CDS encoding cupin domain-containing protein, with amino-acid sequence MHRHVGGLLSTLALVSAEPVSGAPSPAPPAPETLRFTDDGRIPNSRFPVLIYRAVLPPETEDLAGAFETLFRRHGWPAQWRAGVYAIHHYHSTAHETLGVAAGHARLMLGGEHGQEVDVGPGDVVVLPAGTGHRRLRADSEFLVVGAYPEGQQWDMMRGEPSERPAALERIAAVPLPKGDPVSGAKGALVTLWK
- a CDS encoding WbqC family protein, with the protein product MAAVSAPSRVLVAEQPHYLPWLDFHEQLARADTLVVLDNVQWLRRGWQRRARVALPSGTPLPPPTEPAYQWLTIPLEGAHRDTRIGDLVVDTSQPWTRKHLATLTMLYGRRPYFRSQVLPRLERFYAAAAEERGPGSLLRTLLSSMTLFAEPLGLAPRVVLASNLARSLPEKTERLADYCVQLGQDTYYSAVGSLYLRPGPFRERDVRLLWQKFRYPAYDQGRPGERFVVGLSIVDVLSNVPVDMVREWLAPSPWGPFARPDPEPER
- a CDS encoding endonuclease/exonuclease/phosphatase family protein, yielding MKYILAVGISMMVFGAVQVSTLPQTADPREQSASAVLFVPGALTVMTRSLGTELSGERVLQAPHAAYVPTRAAELFGRQPDASSRARTLADEVQYARPHLIGLQQVTELRLQSPGDALFGGREPARTPYLDPLPLLLGELEARGLHYREVARVRNTDVEVPLRRGQEPTFDDLRLTDFDIILARSDVTVSQVRTGNYLARREVKLPRMAPVELTRGWVSVAAEVEGQRYRFVSTHLEPAPGEEGLRVQLAQAEELIGSLRGETLPVVLVGDFNSPANLGLVGAPTYRELLLAGYVDVWTRRLGGALASGGGLTLGMTAMEERLNLVLVRTPVSPAPRQLGPVLAYGVGALHERRRFGPWRTDLSGVVARLRMPVSARN